In Neisseria brasiliensis, the following proteins share a genomic window:
- the ubiA gene encoding 4-hydroxybenzoate octaprenyltransferase: MNIRRLLLRFLPRYAVGRILIYARLMRVEKPIGTLLLLWPTYWAMWVAAEGHPGHTIFFAFTIGTFLMRSAGCVINDYADRNFDGAVERTKNRPFARGQVTKAEALLLTLILCLLAAMCLVPMNMLTWLMSLPALFLAMTYPFTKRFFPIPQFYLGLAFSFGIPMAFAAITNNVPPIAWLIFVANALWTLAYDTIYAMADKEDDLKIGIKTSAVTFGQHDIAAVMLCHFWFTALMVVLGLQIGATWPYWLMLPVTVWWQINQYHAIKTRDRQVCFRTFLENNRIGLAWFLGLVGHYLWKLV; encoded by the coding sequence ATGAACATTAGACGATTACTCCTGCGCTTTTTACCGCGTTATGCCGTTGGGCGCATTTTAATTTACGCGCGGCTGATGCGCGTGGAAAAGCCCATTGGCACTTTACTATTGCTGTGGCCGACTTATTGGGCCATGTGGGTGGCCGCTGAAGGCCATCCCGGCCATACCATTTTTTTCGCCTTTACCATCGGCACGTTTTTAATGCGCAGCGCCGGTTGCGTGATTAATGATTATGCCGACCGTAATTTTGACGGCGCGGTTGAGCGCACGAAAAACCGCCCGTTTGCCCGTGGACAAGTCACCAAAGCCGAAGCCTTGCTGCTGACCTTGATTTTGTGTTTGCTGGCGGCGATGTGTTTGGTGCCAATGAACATGCTGACTTGGCTGATGAGCTTGCCGGCCTTGTTTTTGGCGATGACTTATCCGTTTACCAAGCGTTTTTTCCCGATTCCGCAATTTTATTTGGGCTTGGCATTTTCATTCGGTATCCCGATGGCGTTTGCTGCGATCACCAATAATGTGCCGCCGATTGCATGGCTGATTTTTGTCGCCAATGCTTTATGGACGCTGGCTTACGATACGATTTACGCCATGGCTGATAAGGAAGACGATTTGAAAATCGGCATCAAAACATCGGCCGTGACGTTTGGTCAGCATGATATTGCGGCGGTGATGTTGTGCCATTTTTGGTTTACTGCGCTGATGGTGGTGTTGGGTTTGCAAATCGGTGCCACATGGCCTTATTGGCTGATGTTGCCGGTGACGGTGTGGTGGCAGATTAATCAATACCATGCGATTAAAACGCGCGACCGCCAAGTGTGTTTCCGCACTTTTTTGGAAAACAACCGCATAGGCTTGGCTTGGTTTTTAGGTTTGGTCGGCCATTATTTGTGGAAATTGGTTTAA
- the ptsN gene encoding PTS IIA-like nitrogen regulatory protein PtsN encodes MSLIGEILPLSHIELDVEVSSKKRLFEQAGLLLENEAGLPRADVFECLFAREKLGTTGLGQGVAIPHGRDACVQKAVGAFIRTKEPISFDAPDGKPVSLVFVLLVPENATGEHLEVLSKLAGKFSQKAVREALMTASTAEEVQKLLTEE; translated from the coding sequence ATGAGCCTGATTGGCGAAATTCTACCGTTGTCCCATATTGAATTGGATGTGGAAGTCAGCAGCAAAAAGCGCTTGTTTGAGCAAGCTGGTTTGTTGTTGGAAAACGAAGCAGGGCTGCCGCGCGCAGATGTGTTTGAATGCCTGTTTGCCCGCGAAAAATTAGGCACCACCGGTTTGGGGCAGGGTGTGGCGATTCCGCATGGCCGCGATGCTTGCGTGCAAAAAGCGGTAGGCGCATTTATCCGCACCAAAGAGCCGATTTCCTTTGATGCACCCGATGGTAAGCCGGTTTCGCTGGTGTTTGTGTTGCTGGTGCCGGAAAACGCTACCGGTGAGCATTTGGAAGTGTTGTCGAAACTGGCCGGCAAGTTCTCCCAAAAAGCCGTGCGCGAAGCCTTGATGACTGCTTCGACCGCCGAAGAAGTGCAAAAATTATTAACTGAAGAGTAA